One stretch of Psilocybe cubensis strain MGC-MH-2018 chromosome 6, whole genome shotgun sequence DNA includes these proteins:
- a CDS encoding Putative mitochondrial ribosomal protein new15, mitochondrial, whose amino-acid sequence MFSFGRQLLWSAKSCLRAQQQPWQSAASRLFSTTQPVEGALYKMKTHSGAKKRWRSLGSGSSFKRGKAGHQHLNVSKPPGRKNRLSTTAYSNSAQTHKLKKLLLPYGSG is encoded by the exons ATGTTCTCCTTCGGCCGCCAGCTGCTGTGGTCAGCCAAATCATGTCTTCGCGCGCAACAGCAGCCATGGCAGTCCGCCGCCTCTCGTCTCTTTTCCACCACCCAACCTGTTGAAGGAGCGTTGTACAAAATGAAGACCCATTCCGGCGCAAAAAAGCGATGGCGCTCGTTGGGGTCGGGAAGTTCCTTCAAACGC GGCAAAGCTGGACACCAGCATTTGAACGTATCAAAACCACCCGGGCGTAAGAACCGGCTCAGCACAACCGCGTACTCGAACTCTGCTCAAACGCACAAGCTCAAGAAGCTGCTCCTACCATATGGCTCCGGATAG